TGCATATGAACTCGTTGTGTGAAAATATAtttaaagtgtcaaaaaattctaaaataaaattTTGCATCTATATCTAGAGATTCTATGTTCGCACATAAGTTTTCGGAAAAAAAGAATATTTTTTGTGTCTCGTgtaaaaaaagataaattttgatgctCCAACAAGACTACATACATGACATTTTTTTGTACTTTTTATACATGCCAAATAAAATTTTATTTTTCCACGgaaacttgtgtacgaacatagaATGTCAAGATGTCCACCAAAAGTTTTATTTCAGAACTTTCTGATATTTTGAAatttgttttttaattattttgtataatagGTGCAAAtgcacctatgagccaaaacaccacCTCCGATTATGTCTTACTATAATGTGTAATCTCTTAATACCGTCTTACTAGTGAGTGCAACATTTTACTGCCAAACTTCAGTGAACTCGatattttaaaaaaaataaaaaaatatacttTAAAGTTTGAGTTACACAAAACTGACAAAATTGTGGTTTTGAAAAAAAAACATATGTTTTTGAAAAAGCCAACACATATGTTTCGAAACTTCAGGGAAGTACAATGTGTCACACCACAACCGAAACAACCGCTAGATAATAGGTATCTGTGATACTGCATCAGTCCACTACCTTCCTCTTGCACATAAGCACAGTATGCATCATCCTATTGAACGACCTTGGTCGTCTCATACATTCAATTTAAGGGTAAATAAGGCCGGTGCATTTCCTTTGATAAAAAAATAAGAATAGTGAAtgtcaacatgttttgttcagtgTGTCTGGTATTTATCTGATGAGAAAATAGTGTGTATGCAATCAATTTTGATGTGACGGATGGTGTGCAGATTGTAGTGTACGTTGTGTCACGCATTTACAAACTAGAATCTATTGTGAAAAGCATGTACCAACTACTTCCTCTATTTCTGAAAATAAGGACTATATTTTGAAAAGTCAAACAATGCATAATTTGACCAACGGTTTTAAAAAAACTACTTTTTCTGGTACATAAGACTAGccccaatgggagtatcataaatagtatcatgcatgccatgttggcaaaaatccgatgtgtcacatcaattaatgaGCTGAGAGATGGGagtagtatcataatatgataccgtatcatgacacataaatctagaaaacttcatgacaaatacatcatggacacatttgcattgagattctacaaatcataaaatatgacataagtatgatACCGTATTataatactatgcattgtggatgTGGTATCACAGACTAgtctagactagtcacaatgggaagtatcatatactagtatcatgcacatgatactagtatatgatataatacctacaatgcatagtatcatgaattagtatcatagttgcatcatatttaatgttttatagaatctcaatgcaaatatgtgtacatgatgtgtttgccactgAAATttttagttttacgtgctatgataccgtatctacctatgatactactctcacctctctcctcattaattgatgtgccacatcagatttttgcctacataacatgcatgatactacataTGATACTCTTATTGTGGCTAATAAGTGCTAGAAATTTAGTACTGTTAAGATAACTTTTGTACTAAGTTTCCGGCACTCATTATGGATCGAAGGGAGCACCAACAACCATAATGGTACATGGATATCGTATAATAATatttttcatgatttatctagGTATATCGATTCTATATTGCATATGTGATTTCTATAGTTTACTTAAAAAAATATAGACCTTTTTTGCAGTATACCTTGTATGTATAATAGATGAAATTATAATTCTTGTAGTATACAGAGACATGGTGCATATTTTATTTAGAAAACTGGCAATGACACCGTTGATAAGAGGCCAAAATATATCTCACACATCCACTGAAGTTGAAGTGCAATTATTTCTGCAATAGTGTTCTTAGACGTGACATAGGAGGACTATATGTCATGTTTTGAAACTTTGAATTGGGATATCGCTCCATCCAGCCAGAATGACTCCAGCTACCCGTGAGCGACGAGAGTGGTTGCTTCCCTTTGACGTCTCGCTCCTCGGCGGCATGTCCAATCTGAATGTGTCCGCATAAAATTATTGGAAAAGATTGGTTTTCTAAAATAGGGAGGCGCCAAAAGCAACATAGTATTGACATGTGATTGTTGATACAGTAACAAATTGTCGTTCCAACTTTATATAGTGCTGGATGATCGAGCCTGCTAAATCTAAAAGTATAGACGCAACTTGACAATGCCTAGACAAAACTTTTATTTCCACTTCTTCAGCATTCGGTTGTGTTTGCTTGCGTGCACATAATCCTACTCCCTCCTTTTTTTTTTGGAGAGTTCAGTCGTTCTTTATTGATtaacagaaaaaaaaaacttgtacATAAATGTTAAAACCATCCGGTGGCTCCAGTAGCCACACTTGATGACTGCTAGCTAAGTTTACAAAACCCCTTGTCAGACGATGAGCCTCGCCATTTGAGCTTATATCTTCATGTTTGAACACCACTTTCTCGAACAAGGATGTCGTCTCATTGATCACTTGTGTGATCATACCATACACTCACATGTACGGCTGCTGGAGATTATTAATGACATCCAGACAGTCTGATGCCACATAGTCTAGAGAGATGCAAGTCTTGGGCCAACACTAGTGCCTCACGGCAAGTTAAAGCCTCAAGCGTGGCAGAGTGATCATGGTCTAGGATTGTGAGTGCCGAGGCACCCAGGGACACTCCTCCTTCAGACCATTGCAACTGTCCCGCCTAGACCAGTCTTCGTCATCGCCGCATCAATATTCATTAGGAGCAGGGGCGGAGCCTAGTGGGCTCACCCTGATGCACACACATCAGGGTCTAGAATTTTTTTTCCCTTGTATTTTAGACTAAAAAAGGCCCGGTGCATCACCTTAGCCCACTAAGAGTGCATCAGGAAGGCCCATTTTTCTTAGCATGAGGAAGCCTTGCTTGAAGAGGCATCAGGGTGAAAAGTAGTCCAACCCCGCCCCTGATTAGGAGCGGAGCTGCTATTTTAAGATCATCAAGAAAGTTGCGCACAAATAGGAACATCGATAGGGGACTTTGTTGTTCGCCTTCACGGATCCAGCACCTCCTTGCATACCAAATGTCCCATAAGGTAACTACCAATTCCACAAAAGTTGCATGCTCAAGCAAGCTGATCGTCGAGAAAATCCACTGCTTCGCTGATGGTTCCAATGTTAAGGTTCTGTGTGTTCTGTAACTTCCTCACTGACTAGAGCCCATACACATCTACATGGAGTGCAATCAATGAGTGAATGCCTCCATGAGTCATCCTCGCCACAAATCGAACACTTGTTCGAATCTGCCATGTGCCACCGGTGATGAACGTCTCCTGTCGGGAGGGGCTCGTGAGCTACGCGCCATAAGAAGACGCGAAGCTTTGACGGTACCTGAACTGACCACATTTTTTCCATACCTTTTCTTGTCCTACCAGATTCGAACCCCCAAACGGTGCTCGATCCAATCTTCCCTAGTTCTCTTTGTATGAACGAGAGGCGGTATACCAATTGCACAGACAATGCACCTGAGCGATCATAGTGCCACGCCCAGTCATCCTCATGGCGTCTAGTACTCAGCGGTATCTTGCAAATTTGTTCCACATCAGTAGGGAGGAACCACTCCTCTAATATCGACTTGTTCCGTGACCTAGAATCACCACTGGTAAAAGCACTCACCTAGGTTGGAGGATTCTCCTTCTTGCATCAGAGCGGACGCAACATGTAGTCACGCGGGATCCAACCCTGGTTCGAAGCATGTGTATTTGTGTCCGATCCAATCCTACGAATCAATCCTTGTATCATCACATCCCTCCTTTCAATCAGAGCTCGCCATATTTGTGGGAGGTGGAAACCAACCGTAGCCTCAAGGAATATTTGATGATGGAAATGAACAACCTTGAGAACACTTGCACTGGGCGTGTTTGGATTCTTGAGTATATGCCAAGCTTGCTTCGCAAGCATAGTAAGTTGAAGAATTCAATGTTACGGAACCCCAAGCCTGCTAAATCTAAAAGTATAGACGTACCTTTCTCTTTGACGTATAGACGTAACTTTACATTCCTAGACAAAAGTTTTCTTTCCGCTTATTCAGTATGTTCGATTGTGTTTGCTTACGTGCACCGCAACCCCCATGCACGGTATAGGCTGACCTGGTCGGCCTAGTTTGCGTGTTTTTTCTTATTCTTCATTTTTCTTTCTGTTTTGTGTTTTTCTATTTTTcgttttttagtttctttttgtttttggttttctttttcctATTTTTACTTTTCAGATTCGAGAAATAACAAGATTTtaaaagttcaaatttgaaaattgtttgaattcaaaaattgttcaaatttagaaaatgtttgaattttaaaaaaatgttcaaattttgaaatttcaaaattgttcaaacttaacaaatgttcaattttgaaaatacaaaaaaaaattggtCGGTGTAAAGCAGTTCCCGTTTAGTACCACCCCGCCTTTTTACAAGCAGAAAGCACATGCAAGACCCAGTTTCAAGCAGAAAAAACATGCAAGGCCCAGCTTGCGTCTCTGTACTAAGCTAATCTAATGAGACATGAGCAGCATGTTAACCAATGAATGGCATTTGTGCAGCTGGGCGCTGAGTTCGTGGGCACGTTCATCCTCATCTTCTTCGCGACGGCGGCGCCGATCGTGAACCAGAAGTACGGCGGCGCGATCTCGCCGTTCGGCAACGCGGCGTGCGCGGGGCTTGCCGTGACGACCATCATCCTGTCGACGGGGCACATCTCCGGCGCGCACCTGAACCCGTCGCTGACCATCGCGTTCGCGGCGCTCCGCCACTTCCCCTGGCTCCAGGTCCCCGCCTACGTGGCCGTCCAGGTGCTGGGCTCCATCTGCGCGAGCTTCGCGCTCAAGGGCATGTTCGACCCCTTCCTCTCCGGCGGCGTCACCGTCCCCGACGTCACCATCTCCAGCACCCAGGCCTTCTTCACCGAGTTCATCATCACCTTCAACCTCCTCTTTGTGGTCACCGCCGTCGCCACCGACACCCGAGCCGTGCGTCACTGACCGTCCACATCCTCTTCTCCACTCTCTTCAAGGATTCATCTGTAATTTCTTCCCGTTGTGGCATGCAGGTGGGTGAGCTCGCGGGGATCGCGGTGGGAGCAGCCGTGACGCTAAACATCCTTGTGGCCGGGTAAGCTCAACTTGCATGCGAATTGAGTTTCCGAGATAATCCTGTAGCATATCCTGACGCGTGTGTGCTTGTATGGCAGGCCGACGACGGGAGGGTCGATGAACCCTGTGAGGACACTGgggccggcggtggcggcggggaacTACAGCCAGCTGTGGATATACCTGGTGGCGCCGACACTGGGCGCGGTGGCTGGCGCCGGCGTGTACACGGCGGTCAAGCTCAGGGACGACAACGGCGAGACCCAGCGCCCGCAGCGCAGCTTCCGGCGCTGATCGATGCGCGCACACAACTCCGGTTGGTTTGCTGAATGCTGATCAACTCCTACTTACAATCCCTCTGGCGAGCTGCAGTTACTACATATACAGTACCACTGACGGTACGATCAGGTATGATCGGTCGATTACTACGGTTTCCACGTTTCCCGTGAGACTGCTTTCATATGTAATAAACCGAGAGTCGCTCTGCTTCGTTCAGAACGGCGTGGACTTGTGACTCGGTTAATTTGTGAAGAGTAAAGTCTAATTTAAACCTTGAACTTATAGTAGGTGTTTGGATCAAACCCTCAACTCTCAATCCCTGAAATCACCACCCTATACTCATCAATCCCAGTCAATCTAAACCCTGGACCTGTTGAGACTAATTTGGGGCACTGAAATCCTAGTCGGGATTACATGTGTATGTCATGTTCATCTCTCTCGTTGTGTATTTCCTTGTCTTCTCCCGAATCAATTCCCCTTTGCCGTTCTCGATCACCTCAATCAGCTCGTAGGCGGCGAGATCTCTGAAGTTTGTCCACCAATGGAGCAATAGTGGGCGGGCATCCAGCGGCGCTGCGTTTGACCTCGCGTCGGCGCCGTTCCTCGCGAGAGCTTCTACACGGAGGCCTCCCCATCCCTCATCTCCTCCCGATTCTCGCACTCCCAATCCTCCTCCGGCTCCGGTGGCAGCCATGACCACGGCGACCTCGTCGCTGTGAACCGCGCTTCTCTCGACTCCGCCACCTCCGACCGCGACGACCCTCCCCGCCTCCGGCTTGTCCACCTCCAGCTGGCGCCGCGTCCCCTCTCTGGCCTGCAGCCAAATGCGTCTCCGTTTACTCCATGTCTGACCAAATGCGTCTCCATGGACTCCATGTCTGACCGGAGCGGTGCTCGCGTCGTCCAAGAAATCAACCACGGAACAATTCCGTCGCCCCAGTCATCTATGCACGTGCGGTCAAGCCCAACTGCACCGCTCCTTACATCAACCTGCGTCCAGCACGAACGTCAGTAGGCGACAAGTTGGAGGGCATGGAGCAGCGCTGCAGGTTATGTGTTTGTGTTAGTGCCAATAGCATGGAGGGTGCGCGTGGAATCTATTTTCCTAGTTCATAAATATCTCCAACCAATTTGTAAGCAGGTTTGCCATATTGATGTTTATGCGGGAGTGTGGAGTTGAGAGAGAAATAGATGAAAGGGAGATGAACACGACATACAGTGAGTTAGAGGGCTATCCCGGCCAGGATTTCTCATTTCCTGTGCACCAAACTAGCCCGAACTAGTCCAGGGTTTAAATTGACCAGGATTTATAAGTACAGGGTGCTAGTTTCCGGGAATAAGAGTTCAAGGTTTGATTCCAACACCCTCTACTAATTCAAGGTTTAAAACAGACTTCACTCATTTGTGAACCATCTGCGGCGTTAGCCGTTCGGTCGTGTCGTGTCAGTTTTAGTGTCAAAATAaacgccgatgcgccggctgacgGGCATCAGGCCGCGTTAATGTACTGTACCAAAGAATCCTTTGATTAAGTCGTATACTGTATGTATGTATCCATCTACGGTTTCTCTTTCTTTACGGAGTAAATTGCACAAAACGTCAAATTTTGGAGCAAGGTACTAATTTATGAATTTTTTTCGTAGGACCATAACTTCTGGATAAACCGTTGCACTGCACCTAAGTACTGTATTAGGTTTAGCTAGTTTGACAGCATACTTGACAAGCGGAACTCGCACTGGTGTGGGGCTTGTGGCGGTTTGTGGCCATGTGAGCCCAGCGTTTACATCAGCTCGATCATGTGGAAGCCATCCGAGGTTGTATTCATACTGCATCGAATATTTAGCATACAACCCGCATGAGCAGTGATTGATTTTACGTGGAAAAGCATGGATATTTTGTGATGAAATTGGCACGTGAATGTTAAATGCACTTTGAGTGGCCAAACGACATAAGTGAATTCTTATGCTCTGCACGTAGGTCATATGTGTATCGTCTGTATTCATCTACTATTTCTCTTTTGTTAGTACATGGTGTTTGTTTGCATTTAATACCGCCATTCTGTGAAAAGAAATTCGGTTTTTTCACTTGACGAGCTACTAGTTACACTAGTAGTCTAACTCCAAATTCAAAGTATTTTACGGTACATTCTACTATTGATTTGTATATGGGTTGTTCTGAGCATCCTCCGGGGGGATCGGGAGCCTGCATGGAGCGCTTGACATGTGTCCATATCAATCTGAAAAGTTGTTAAATCGTTTCCCTACATCTCCTCCGCGCAAAGCCCGGCCGCAAAAATAAAACCTCGTTTTCCACATGGAGATCCCCCACATGGCTCGTGGTTTATGCTCTGGGTGCTGGCCAGAGGAGAACGTATCCCAAATATATGCACCAGCTACACCCGTGATTCCTTGACCATTGGATGAAAAAACAACAACTAAAATACACGCACAATCCGGGTAGTAGTTCTATTTGCAAGAACAACCTTGCTTCCGCTGTAAATCAACCCGCAGTTAGGTTTTATGGACTTCTGTGTCCTGCAATGTTTCCAAAACAGTCCTATAGGTTTGTTGTTATCAATCCGCATTCCTTCTCTTCTGAGATCCACATTATTTTGTCAATTTTCTGATAGTTCTATTCAGTTATGGTTTCATTAAATTTCAGAAAATAAACCCAGTTCAACTTGTACGAATCTTGTTGAAACAGGATGACCTTACATCCATAGTTTGTGGAACTTAGTTTGGCATACGAAACATGTTTTGTAGTCAAATCCCAATAAGCTGGAGCACTCATTGATTCTAATGAATAAAAAGGTCCTTCTTATAAATATGATAGCATTGAACTAATCTTGACTATACCTTCTACATCCGATGGTCCAGGAATCATAGGGGCAGCCGGTACATATATTTTCGTGGTGCAGGGGATAAGTTATCCTACCATGAGCTCCCTTTTTCTATGACCACTGCCATCGAGGAACCTCTGTTGTTCACCATTGCACCAATACTACCACACATCGTTTCAAGCATCCAGGATTCTGGCTTGCAACACGGATGCTTGCTCCTTCCCAGCTTCGTCGTCTACCCTTGCAGCAACACCTCCTCACTTGTATCACCATTGTCTCTAAGTTTTTATTATTTATACtgaacattttttatttttttataaatCTCTCTCTCGACATACAAATTTAATTACTCCCTTTTTCGGAAATAATGTCTTAACTTTATCTAACTCCACATGTATCTACAcattaaaacacatctagatacatacgtatctagacaaagttgcaaCATCCTTTTCGGTATGGAGGGGGTATTATAATGCATTATGTTCCAAAATAAACCACATACTATTTAATTAAGTATTAATATATAATAGTTTTTATATACTTGTAATGCTCATTTTGGGAAAACCATTTCCATAAACATTAGCGTCATGGGTACCGGAAAAAAGTAGAAGAACAAAAAAAGTTTACGATTTAATTTGTCTCtagataaatttcataatatgtTTGCATTTATGTGTATGTGTAGTATATTAAATATCATGGCACATAGATCTCTAACGTTAAAAGAGATTTCTAGAGATCTTGATTTTGGATAATTATCAATTTACTAAACTACATCATATTTGTTAAATCGTTGGCTCCGGTGTTGATATTTATGTTATCGGTGAAGAGAAGGGTGAGGGGAATCATTATGTTTGATCTTGGAGGGCGAAGATATCAAAGGGGGTTGGTAGATCTAGTTTTGTTTGAGAGGTGATGGTgtgtgatacgttgcaaacgtatctataatttttaatgctccatgcttgttttacaccaattgttatatgttttgtctacacttcgtgacactaacctattaacaagatgccacagtgccagccctgttttctgttgttttgtattttagaaaagttgtacaggaaatattcttggaattggacgaaacaaaatccaaagttcctattttttcCGGAGCGAAGATGGAGTCCAGAGCAGAGacggaggagggccacagggcggccagaccatgcctaggcgtggCCTGGCCCTAGCCCGCACCtgggggtggtgtgggccaccctggcctccaccgacctctctcttccgcctataagaagcctcccgacgcgtgaaccctaaatcaataagtctccatccacaaaaagttatgtagctccgccgccgccgaagacaagattcgggggacagaagtctctgtttcggcaccctgccggaacggtgaattgcccccggagccatctccatcgactccaccgccatcaccattgccgttgctgactcccacgatgaggagtgagtagttctcccccgaggctaagggctttaccagtagctatgtggtctatctatctctccatgtacgatctttatgtgatcatgagctttgtaatctagttgaataggtatatgttattcttcaactattgtgctactcaagttgttttattatgtgaactctggggacaccttgtccaatggtgtgaaggtgacagtgtgcacaccgtgttttttttcttattcttaatttatagaaatacttatgaattatggtgactagttagtaccatctttgtatgctcaaagtgacagcgtgaggcgtccatagattgggaatgctaACTTTAATGAGTGCTTATGCATCCCtacgcagtgaatttgtgtttattatcaaaccagAGAGTGGTTCAGGGTAGcgtagtgaagtgataatatctatgtattcaattatggtatcattgttgagagtgcccactagtgaaagtatgatccctagaccttgtttccaagcattgaaacaccatttactaccagttctgctacatgtttgcatgCTACCATTTTTATTTCAGGTTGCAATTaatactcataatcatccatattacttgtatttcactatctcttcgccgaactagtg
This Lolium perenne isolate Kyuss_39 chromosome 1, Kyuss_2.0, whole genome shotgun sequence DNA region includes the following protein-coding sequences:
- the LOC139829656 gene encoding aquaporin NIP3-1-like; translation: MEAVATTGPETPNLSTPATPGTLSYDHKSMPRFKCLPVAPNASVLEIPAPDVSLTRKLGAEFVGTFILIFFATAAPIVNQKYGGAISPFGNAACAGLAVTTIILSTGHISGAHLNPSLTIAFAALRHFPWLQVPAYVAVQVLGSICASFALKGMFDPFLSGGVTVPDVTISSTQAFFTEFIITFNLLFVVTAVATDTRAVGELAGIAVGAAVTLNILVAGPTTGGSMNPVRTLGPAVAAGNYSQLWIYLVAPTLGAVAGAGVYTAVKLRDDNGETQRPQRSFRR